From the Candidatus Melainabacteria bacterium genome, one window contains:
- the ubiE gene encoding bifunctional demethylmenaquinone methyltransferase/2-methoxy-6-polyprenyl-1,4-benzoquinol methylase UbiE — MSFSLPTAEEKAEYVLRQFDRIAQRYDLTNDAISMGMHHSWKRRAVAELALKPDGVYLDVCCGTGDLTLSIARQLSANGKVVGLDFSPKMLAVANQRATKHANEKRCEMKFQEGDALHLPFADHSFDGAIVSFGLRNVTDYQRGINEMARVVKAGGKVINLDLGKSQVPIFAQLFAFYFRQIVPLIGQVLQSDKQAYTYLPVSNSAYPGPEGITQIFERAGLINVRHLSLALGSVALHVGTVPNSPGNKV, encoded by the coding sequence ATGTCCTTTTCACTGCCAACTGCGGAAGAGAAAGCGGAGTACGTACTGCGCCAGTTCGATCGCATCGCTCAACGATACGATCTGACCAACGATGCCATCAGCATGGGCATGCATCATTCCTGGAAACGGCGGGCAGTTGCTGAGCTGGCGCTGAAGCCCGACGGTGTTTATCTGGATGTTTGCTGCGGAACCGGTGATTTAACTCTGTCTATCGCCCGACAACTTTCCGCGAATGGAAAGGTCGTGGGTCTGGATTTTTCACCAAAAATGCTCGCTGTGGCGAATCAACGAGCCACTAAGCATGCCAACGAAAAGCGCTGCGAGATGAAGTTCCAGGAAGGTGATGCGCTGCATTTGCCGTTTGCGGATCACAGCTTTGACGGTGCTATTGTCAGTTTCGGTTTACGCAACGTCACCGATTATCAGCGCGGGATCAATGAAATGGCTCGCGTCGTTAAGGCGGGAGGCAAGGTTATCAATCTTGATCTAGGTAAATCACAGGTACCAATTTTTGCCCAGCTGTTTGCTTTCTACTTTCGACAGATAGTGCCTTTAATCGGTCAGGTGCTGCAATCAGACAAGCAAGCATATACGTATCTGCCGGTCTCAAACAGCGCTTATCCGGGTCCAGAAGGTATAACTCAAATTTTTGAAAGAGCGGGACTGATAAATGTCAGACACCTCAGCCTGGCGCTGGGCAGTGTAGCGTTACACGTTGGCACAGTTCCCAACTCACCGGGCAACAAGGTCTAA
- the secG gene encoding preprotein translocase subunit SecG: MSLPYVILLVLEAILGLAMVGLILLHQPKGEGMGGIGSGATMFSGKRGAEAGLDRLTWTIVGLFLTVCTILGFGLVK, translated from the coding sequence ATGAGTCTTCCATACGTCATCTTGCTGGTCCTTGAAGCCATTTTAGGCTTGGCAATGGTCGGCTTGATACTTTTGCACCAACCGAAAGGCGAAGGTATGGGCGGAATCGGAAGCGGCGCCACCATGTTCAGCGGCAAACGGGGTGCGGAAGCAGGACTTGACAGGCTAACCTGGACAATCGTCGGTCTTTTTCTCACCGTCTGCACCATTCTTGGATTCGGTCTCGTTAAATAG
- a CDS encoding PAS domain S-box protein, whose protein sequence is MKFLVIGLKSDERTMVKNALKSIPDLDFDLQLSGHSVEGLFKIRSFQPDFVLIDESGLDCTMLMQLRQARAEALIYVVVAEQSDSRACELIRKGATDTILRDHLSGQPFLSLILRACERLRISGQFRVHELAKANARLCGVANTLSTMSWLSDESGERILFNDKWLKFTGRTLEQELGKKWTEAVHPQDLKRLLSVYTNALRERKSYHVEYRLRTADGQFRLIWESGSPQLRADGAFIGMLGSCADISQTIFTKDHLSPVFEPVGVMTTLDHVPIGVWKLDPNLVITKTNPAVATLFSVTPEHLVGRTFTNVVSSIPDNTFSRVLQHGERIKLENHPVTLTLDEKRRKVFLDFAAWPLRDKANKVVGVCVSTTEVTERLLADQQREDFVAALVHDLKTPLIGADQALEAMLRGNLGPVDANQSELLSMLKRSNQHLLTMVHNLIEAYRYDAGEARMSVEEFNLFELIDSCIQELAQWSTHKEITMRSVFSSGNGIIIGDRMSIRRVILNLLDNALKFTPKDGVIEVSAEEEGGDVIFRVSDTGVGIPQSEFTQVFLRYWQGDSAKQFAPGTGLGLYLCRQIIVAHGGTISVCSKLGEGTTFSVTIPKQPLPH, encoded by the coding sequence TTGAAGTTCCTCGTCATTGGACTGAAGTCTGACGAAAGAACCATGGTGAAGAATGCTTTGAAGAGCATTCCAGACCTTGACTTTGACTTGCAACTCTCAGGACACTCAGTGGAAGGGCTGTTCAAGATACGCAGTTTTCAACCAGATTTTGTTTTGATCGATGAAAGTGGACTCGATTGCACCATGCTGATGCAGCTCAGGCAGGCAAGGGCTGAGGCTCTCATCTACGTGGTTGTAGCAGAACAGTCGGACTCTCGCGCTTGTGAGTTGATACGGAAAGGTGCCACTGACACGATTTTACGTGACCACCTTTCCGGGCAGCCTTTTCTTTCGCTGATTTTGCGAGCCTGTGAGCGTCTTCGCATCAGTGGACAATTTAGAGTTCATGAGTTGGCTAAGGCTAATGCAAGGCTTTGCGGTGTAGCCAACACACTGTCGACCATGTCCTGGCTCTCTGATGAGTCGGGCGAGAGAATATTGTTCAACGATAAATGGTTGAAATTCACTGGTCGCACTCTCGAGCAAGAGCTTGGCAAGAAATGGACTGAGGCGGTTCATCCGCAGGATTTGAAAAGACTTTTGTCGGTGTATACCAACGCGCTGAGAGAAAGGAAGTCTTATCACGTCGAATACAGACTGCGAACAGCTGACGGGCAGTTCCGGTTGATCTGGGAGAGTGGTTCTCCACAGCTTCGGGCGGACGGCGCCTTTATTGGCATGCTCGGCTCCTGCGCAGACATAAGTCAGACTATTTTCACCAAAGATCATTTGTCACCGGTTTTCGAACCCGTGGGAGTGATGACTACTCTCGATCACGTCCCTATCGGTGTATGGAAACTTGATCCCAATCTCGTCATCACCAAGACCAATCCGGCTGTGGCGACGCTATTTAGTGTCACGCCCGAACATCTTGTTGGACGCACCTTTACGAACGTCGTCTCATCCATTCCCGACAATACTTTCAGCAGGGTTTTGCAACATGGTGAGCGTATAAAACTGGAAAATCACCCTGTTACGCTGACCTTGGATGAAAAACGCCGAAAGGTTTTTCTGGACTTCGCCGCCTGGCCATTGAGAGACAAAGCGAACAAAGTTGTCGGTGTCTGTGTGAGCACCACCGAGGTGACTGAGCGGTTGTTGGCGGACCAACAGCGGGAGGATTTCGTGGCGGCGTTGGTTCATGATTTGAAAACGCCGCTAATCGGAGCAGACCAGGCTCTAGAAGCGATGTTGCGGGGAAATCTTGGACCGGTGGACGCCAATCAGTCAGAGCTTCTGTCGATGCTGAAACGAAGCAACCAACATTTGCTGACGATGGTTCACAATCTTATCGAAGCGTACCGCTACGACGCTGGTGAAGCGCGAATGTCAGTGGAAGAATTCAACCTGTTCGAGTTAATCGATAGCTGTATCCAAGAACTGGCACAATGGTCCACACATAAAGAAATTACGATGCGCTCTGTATTTTCGAGTGGAAACGGAATCATTATCGGTGACCGAATGTCGATACGCCGAGTAATTTTAAATTTGCTCGATAATGCCCTGAAATTTACTCCAAAAGATGGAGTAATTGAAGTCTCTGCTGAAGAAGAGGGCGGTGACGTTATTTTTCGAGTCAGTGACACCGGCGTCGGCATTCCTCAATCTGAATTTACACAGGTGTTTTTGCGGTATTGGCAGGGCGACAGTGCCAAACAATTCGCGCCGGGAACGGGCTTGGGCCTGTACTTGTGCAGGCAGATCATAGTTGCGCATGGTGGCACTATTTCTGTTTGCAGTAAACTCGGCGAAGGCACTACATTCAGTGTCACTATACCGAAGCAGCCGCTGCCGCATTGA
- a CDS encoding DUF1269 domain-containing protein, whose protein sequence is MSDLVVIAYDDIHKAEEVRITLAKLQHEYLIDLEDAVVVTKDANGKVKLHQAVDLTAVGALQGGMLGALLGLVLLNPIFGMVLGGAAGALSGKMSDLGIDDNFIKELSETLKPNTSALFILVKKVTLDKVLPRLEGTGGKVLQTSLAGVDEQKLQAVLDSHRNEVAGTPTV, encoded by the coding sequence GTGAGCGACTTAGTTGTAATTGCATACGATGACATACACAAAGCTGAAGAAGTCAGAATTACCCTGGCAAAGCTTCAGCACGAGTACTTAATTGACCTGGAAGATGCTGTTGTCGTAACCAAAGATGCCAACGGCAAGGTGAAATTGCATCAGGCGGTTGACTTGACAGCAGTCGGCGCATTGCAGGGCGGAATGCTCGGCGCACTGCTGGGATTGGTGCTACTCAATCCGATCTTCGGAATGGTTCTTGGTGGCGCTGCTGGCGCACTCTCAGGCAAAATGTCTGATCTCGGAATCGATGACAACTTTATCAAAGAGTTGTCAGAAACCTTGAAGCCCAACACCTCTGCTCTCTTCATTCTGGTTAAGAAGGTCACTCTCGATAAAGTGCTGCCAAGACTGGAAGGAACTGGCGGAAAAGTCTTGCAGACATCTCTTGCCGGTGTTGACGAACAAAAACTTCAAGCTGTTCTCGACAGCCACCGCAACGAAGTTGCAGGAACTCCTACCGTTTAA
- a CDS encoding CBS domain-containing protein, whose protein sequence is MTTAAKTDKLNRLLHWYHSKLIRKARNKKLVALFEASIIGSVAAVCAYTFVVGVALLTSFRTYLTTIMPAVVVFPLVGLIGGAICGVIIHFIAPEITGSGIPQVKAALNKIPMKLDLRVALSKLVAGIVALGIGLPLGREGPTVQVGAAAAAVLDRLGMRSFRNRRQLIAAGAGAGLAAAFNAPLAGLIFVLEELLREISGATVTIALLACFFAGIVSRWMGNHSLDLHANTEFPKAIFTGQDIPFCFLLGIIAGLVGIVFNRGVLAGTKLNRKVFGKHFGLRVALAGFICGLVIALLPDSFRDFAGVRQLLLEGRGLHFAIVVFLANFVLTLIAYGSGAPGGLFAPALTIGAAIGYFVGYGETLIYPLATHARMTLALAGMGAFFCAVARVPVTAAVIVFEITADFNLLLPLMISSITAYFIGESVFPGSVYDRLLEIDDIHLPENSESTPLDLLTVGECMQHQVISLDAAMTRDEAADYVKKYSHKGFPVLRENQLVGILTKNDLVERTGATVAEIMTPDPISIDRDSLLVKAISIMDAKEINRIPVTAGTHLIGIITRADIIRALSEL, encoded by the coding sequence ATGACCACCGCAGCGAAGACCGATAAGTTAAACCGGTTATTGCACTGGTATCACTCGAAACTGATTAGAAAAGCACGCAACAAAAAACTTGTTGCTTTGTTCGAAGCATCAATTATCGGTTCTGTCGCTGCAGTCTGCGCTTACACATTCGTCGTTGGCGTGGCACTGCTTACGTCTTTCCGCACCTATCTGACAACGATAATGCCTGCGGTTGTTGTTTTTCCATTGGTGGGGCTCATAGGTGGTGCTATTTGCGGAGTGATCATCCACTTCATTGCTCCTGAAATCACAGGCAGTGGCATACCGCAAGTCAAGGCGGCACTGAATAAGATACCAATGAAGCTGGACCTGAGAGTAGCGCTGAGCAAGCTGGTAGCAGGTATAGTGGCGCTGGGCATCGGCTTGCCGTTGGGTCGAGAAGGACCAACAGTGCAGGTAGGCGCGGCAGCGGCGGCGGTGCTCGATCGACTGGGCATGCGCTCTTTTAGAAATCGACGCCAGCTGATCGCAGCCGGTGCCGGTGCAGGGTTGGCGGCGGCCTTCAATGCACCGCTGGCGGGGCTTATCTTCGTACTGGAAGAACTGCTGCGCGAAATATCCGGTGCAACTGTAACAATTGCTCTTCTGGCTTGTTTCTTTGCCGGAATCGTTTCGCGTTGGATGGGAAATCACAGTCTTGATTTGCATGCCAACACTGAGTTTCCTAAGGCAATCTTCACCGGGCAGGATATTCCGTTTTGCTTTTTGCTCGGCATCATTGCAGGTTTAGTCGGCATCGTTTTCAATCGCGGAGTGCTTGCCGGAACGAAGTTAAATCGAAAAGTTTTCGGTAAGCACTTCGGTCTCAGAGTGGCTCTGGCAGGATTTATATGTGGGCTGGTGATCGCCCTTTTGCCTGATTCTTTTAGAGATTTCGCCGGAGTCAGGCAATTGTTACTCGAAGGTCGCGGGCTCCATTTTGCTATCGTCGTCTTCCTGGCAAATTTTGTTTTGACGCTGATTGCCTACGGTTCCGGCGCGCCTGGCGGTTTGTTCGCCCCCGCTCTAACCATAGGCGCTGCAATCGGCTATTTTGTCGGTTACGGAGAAACACTCATCTATCCGCTCGCCACCCATGCACGTATGACCCTGGCACTGGCCGGCATGGGTGCGTTTTTCTGTGCAGTAGCCAGGGTGCCTGTCACCGCAGCAGTAATCGTGTTTGAAATTACCGCAGACTTCAATTTACTGTTACCTCTCATGATCAGCTCTATTACCGCCTATTTCATCGGCGAAAGCGTGTTTCCCGGTTCAGTCTACGACCGGCTGCTGGAGATAGACGACATACACCTGCCCGAGAATTCAGAATCAACACCGCTGGATTTACTTACGGTTGGCGAATGTATGCAGCACCAGGTGATCTCGCTGGACGCTGCAATGACCAGAGACGAGGCTGCAGACTACGTAAAAAAATACAGCCATAAAGGTTTTCCTGTTCTGAGAGAGAACCAGTTAGTCGGCATATTGACGAAAAATGATCTGGTTGAACGAACCGGTGCAACAGTTGCGGAAATAATGACACCAGATCCGATATCAATAGATCGAGATTCACTTCTAGTAAAAGCAATATCAATAATGGATGCAAAAGAAATCAATCGCATCCCGGTTACGGCTGGTACACACTTGATCGGAATAATCACGAGAGCCGACATAATTCGAGCTCTTTCCGAACTGTAA
- the ruvX gene encoding Holliday junction resolvase RuvX, whose product MSQKPRLIGLDIGDKRIGVAISDPLGITAAGLETIERKNMAADVKAVKEIAERHGAVEIVLGFPQNMDGSVGEQAEKIRSFGRKLARATGLPIVYEDERLTTISAIRTLTLQGVKTGHNKGLVDMQAAAIILQKYLDRNEPPPSA is encoded by the coding sequence ATGAGCCAAAAACCACGTCTTATCGGTCTTGACATTGGTGATAAAAGAATCGGTGTCGCGATTTCGGATCCACTTGGCATAACAGCTGCCGGTCTGGAAACCATTGAACGCAAAAATATGGCCGCAGACGTCAAAGCAGTCAAAGAAATCGCTGAACGGCATGGTGCAGTCGAAATCGTGCTTGGCTTTCCGCAAAACATGGACGGCTCCGTTGGCGAACAAGCCGAAAAGATTCGCTCCTTCGGTCGCAAGCTGGCAAGAGCGACCGGTTTGCCGATTGTCTATGAAGACGAACGATTGACAACGATATCGGCAATTAGAACTCTCACTTTGCAAGGTGTCAAGACCGGCCACAACAAAGGGCTTGTTGACATGCAGGCGGCGGCGATCATCTTGCAGAAATATCTCGACCGCAATGAGCCGCCACCATCGGCATGA
- the sixA gene encoding phosphohistidine phosphatase SixA, whose amino-acid sequence MKVYLVRHGIAQERLGGAILNDSQRPLTDEGKSEMKQVGHALKRLNVKPDVIVSSPLVRAKQTAEIIRDVLNFEDELKITDTLAPGGSPSSVYKYLKQFAHVDEIFLVGHEPDIGMLVSNMLWAAADVHFPFKKGAVCRVDVYDLPATSPGVMKWFMTPKMAKLIS is encoded by the coding sequence ATGAAAGTTTATTTAGTGAGACATGGTATAGCTCAAGAGCGCCTCGGTGGCGCCATTTTGAATGACTCGCAGCGTCCGTTGACAGACGAGGGCAAGTCCGAAATGAAGCAGGTTGGACACGCCTTGAAAAGGCTTAATGTCAAGCCTGACGTTATTGTTTCCAGTCCGCTCGTCAGGGCTAAACAAACCGCTGAGATCATTCGAGATGTTCTCAACTTTGAAGACGAGTTGAAGATTACCGACACCCTGGCTCCGGGCGGAAGTCCCAGCTCTGTCTACAAATACCTGAAGCAGTTTGCTCATGTCGATGAAATCTTTCTCGTCGGTCATGAACCTGATATTGGCATGCTCGTTTCAAACATGCTCTGGGCCGCTGCGGATGTGCACTTCCCATTTAAAAAGGGCGCTGTCTGTCGTGTCGACGTTTATGACTTGCCTGCAACCAGCCCCGGCGTTATGAAGTGGTTCATGACACCAAAAATGGCCAAGCTGATCAGTTAG
- a CDS encoding DUF3465 domain-containing protein: protein MSIKLSQPKLIAHRATLFAIILMTMLLTWSSGCSDARHRHRDRTQEMETGVTPPPENGSVMPGGTVVGDAQVLEAQQNHWKKVEVTLTAPVKKLLPEDTKGIEHQRFLLELSNGTTVLVAHNTDLAPPVPIQEGDVITLHGEYIWNKKGGVLHYTHHSTNRHESGWIQFNGQTYQ, encoded by the coding sequence ATGAGCATAAAATTGTCGCAACCAAAGCTTATCGCCCACAGAGCTACCCTCTTCGCCATTATCCTCATGACCATGTTGCTGACGTGGTCCTCTGGATGCAGCGATGCGCGACATCGCCATCGAGATCGAACGCAAGAGATGGAAACCGGGGTGACACCTCCACCTGAGAACGGTTCCGTCATGCCCGGGGGAACCGTCGTCGGCGATGCACAGGTTCTGGAAGCGCAGCAAAATCACTGGAAAAAAGTGGAAGTCACCCTGACTGCACCTGTCAAAAAGCTGTTACCGGAAGACACAAAAGGAATCGAGCATCAGAGATTTTTGTTGGAACTTTCCAACGGCACGACGGTTCTCGTTGCTCACAACACAGACCTGGCACCGCCCGTGCCCATTCAGGAAGGGGACGTCATTACTCTGCACGGCGAATATATCTGGAACAAAAAAGGTGGCGTTCTTCACTACACACACCACAGCACAAATCGGCATGAAAGCGGTTGGATTCAGTTCAACGGTCAAACCTATCAATAG
- a CDS encoding divalent-cation tolerance protein CutA has translation MPGEIIVLVTCQPDDASKLATDLVSERLAACVNVLPGVTSIYRWQDKVEKDSETLLLIKSHRDLFNRLEARIKELHKYDVPEILSLPIEAGHGPYMNWLNAQLQGVN, from the coding sequence ATGCCAGGAGAAATTATCGTTCTTGTCACTTGTCAGCCGGATGATGCGAGCAAGCTTGCCACTGATTTGGTTTCAGAACGCCTGGCGGCATGCGTGAATGTCCTGCCTGGAGTAACTTCCATTTATCGCTGGCAAGACAAAGTGGAGAAGGATTCAGAAACTCTCCTTTTGATAAAGTCGCATCGCGATTTATTTAATCGTCTGGAGGCGCGCATCAAAGAGTTGCATAAATATGACGTACCGGAGATTCTCAGTCTGCCGATAGAAGCTGGTCACGGTCCTTATATGAATTGGCTTAACGCTCAACTGCAAGGTGTTAATTGA
- a CDS encoding long-chain fatty acid--CoA ligase, whose product MAEETIVQVFWNRVASAPERHAIMHKVDGAYVPVCWGEHGQIVEQVAAGLTNLMEAGEHVAIMSQSRPAWTWGDVAVLSCGGATIPIYPTLAPLEVHYLVDHSDAVGVFVENERQARKILDLEELPKKLRFLVIIEGELSKPETRVKCLTWNELLKSGEMTLFENPQKLAERIEAVAPDTMASIVYTSGTTGVPKGVMLSHKNIYSVCAATSELVGFEADDLSLSFLPLSHVYERVGGQFLAIYQGLTMAYAESMEMVPKNLVEVKPTVLNGVPRFYEKAYQRVQGEIRKMPAASQILIRWALSLGKRAEKYRQQASNDDLVRQIYRQELRVADRMVFSKIRKRFGGRLRLMVSGAAPLSDDVQSFFNIIGMQIVEGYGLTETSAPISCNTPENNKVGTVGKPLPGVEVRIAGDGEIEARGPSIFSGYYKNPEATNEALHDGWFRTGDIGEIDQDGFLRITDRKKDIIITSGGKHVAPQFIENMFKGEPMISNILVHGDRRKYITALITLNRDGVVNFCHEHQIPFTDIDAAAHEPRIRQEIERLVAKKNDELAQFERIKKFAILDADFSAESDELTPTFKLKRKKITEKYQKLLDDLYDVSDLEVAAHE is encoded by the coding sequence GTGGCTGAAGAAACCATCGTTCAGGTTTTTTGGAATCGTGTCGCTTCCGCTCCGGAGCGTCATGCGATTATGCACAAAGTGGACGGCGCTTACGTCCCTGTCTGCTGGGGCGAGCACGGGCAAATCGTTGAACAGGTAGCGGCCGGATTGACCAATCTTATGGAAGCGGGCGAGCATGTCGCTATCATGTCCCAGAGCCGACCGGCCTGGACCTGGGGCGACGTTGCAGTGCTCAGTTGCGGCGGTGCCACAATTCCCATTTACCCCACTCTTGCACCACTGGAGGTGCATTATCTCGTCGATCACTCCGACGCCGTAGGTGTCTTTGTTGAGAATGAGAGACAGGCCCGAAAGATTCTCGATCTGGAGGAGCTGCCCAAAAAATTGCGTTTTCTTGTGATTATTGAAGGTGAGCTTTCCAAGCCTGAGACAAGGGTTAAGTGCCTGACCTGGAATGAACTTTTGAAATCCGGAGAGATGACGCTGTTCGAAAATCCGCAAAAATTAGCGGAGCGCATTGAGGCCGTGGCACCAGATACAATGGCATCGATTGTCTACACCTCCGGCACGACCGGTGTGCCTAAAGGTGTGATGTTGTCGCATAAGAATATCTATTCGGTTTGTGCTGCTACCAGCGAGCTGGTTGGCTTCGAAGCTGATGACCTGTCACTTTCATTCCTCCCCCTGTCTCATGTTTACGAGCGAGTAGGGGGACAGTTTCTGGCCATCTATCAAGGACTGACTATGGCGTATGCCGAGTCGATGGAGATGGTGCCGAAAAATCTGGTCGAAGTAAAACCAACAGTTTTGAACGGTGTTCCACGTTTTTACGAAAAAGCCTATCAGCGTGTTCAGGGTGAAATTCGTAAAATGCCTGCGGCTTCTCAAATCTTGATTAGATGGGCTCTTTCGTTGGGTAAGCGGGCGGAAAAATACAGACAGCAAGCTTCGAATGATGACCTGGTCAGGCAGATTTATCGTCAGGAACTTCGCGTTGCAGATCGCATGGTCTTTTCGAAGATTCGAAAAAGATTCGGCGGAAGATTGCGATTAATGGTATCGGGCGCGGCGCCACTTTCAGATGACGTGCAATCATTTTTCAATATAATCGGTATGCAAATTGTCGAAGGGTACGGGCTGACCGAGACCTCCGCGCCGATATCATGCAATACCCCTGAAAACAACAAAGTTGGTACTGTCGGCAAACCATTGCCTGGTGTAGAAGTGCGCATTGCCGGCGATGGCGAAATTGAAGCGCGCGGACCGAGTATCTTTTCCGGTTACTATAAAAATCCCGAGGCAACCAACGAAGCCCTGCACGACGGCTGGTTCAGAACCGGCGACATCGGTGAAATAGACCAGGACGGATTCCTGCGTATAACCGACCGCAAGAAGGACATCATCATCACATCTGGTGGCAAACATGTCGCCCCTCAGTTTATCGAGAACATGTTCAAGGGTGAACCGATGATCAGTAACATTCTTGTTCACGGCGATCGCAGAAAGTACATAACCGCGCTCATCACTTTGAACAGGGACGGAGTCGTTAATTTCTGCCACGAACATCAGATTCCGTTTACCGATATCGATGCCGCTGCTCACGAACCACGGATTCGCCAGGAAATCGAGCGGCTGGTTGCTAAGAAAAATGACGAACTGGCTCAGTTCGAACGCATCAAAAAATTCGCCATTTTGGACGCGGACTTTTCCGCCGAATCGGATGAGCTCACCCCGACTTTCAAGCTTAAACGCAAGAAAATCACGGAAAAATACCAGAAATTACTGGACGACCTTTATGACGTAAGCGATCTTGAAGTGGCCGCGCACGAGTAA
- a CDS encoding tetratricopeptide repeat protein, with the protein MSRRHSADEGFDQKGMNQVPKMPRFNLTNLSLALSLMLINSGSSFAQVSASDAAIVREHVNKGNVHMARGQWEQAIDEYEQALDADPGSMVAKENLVLVHNNWGISLFQRHKYEEAKAQWEEALKMNPYDRNAKNNLSVLKSTLARINAAPKPPVKPPAETKDGIVVKGSPAGAGSAETKDEPQADASSGPKMLNTSKQEPAGSAGSGPKVLNAIKQEESSGPKVLNQAKSADIAPAAEPSGGVVIMQSGNQALSVPDVPAPPAVPPQAPEPPQVSAPPAIDMSSPYSFVDTPAAKATAESSSPYGLPANMSTSGSRQPRPYIAPQATPTPARPNNAWTVPASVSGITESTTNAAPTSTAATSESDSSANLEEQLEAIEMKLTGKKQKNMPILKRIEKLETSISGKSSSGSLQERIEALRKSCGL; encoded by the coding sequence ATGTCAAGAAGACATAGTGCCGATGAGGGCTTTGACCAGAAAGGAATGAACCAGGTTCCCAAGATGCCCAGATTTAATTTGACTAATCTCAGCCTCGCACTGTCGCTAATGCTCATCAATAGCGGCTCTTCGTTTGCTCAAGTGAGCGCAAGCGACGCAGCAATTGTGCGCGAACACGTTAACAAAGGCAATGTTCACATGGCTCGTGGTCAGTGGGAGCAGGCTATTGATGAGTATGAACAAGCATTGGATGCCGACCCAGGCAGCATGGTAGCGAAGGAAAATCTTGTGCTCGTCCACAACAACTGGGGCATTTCTCTTTTCCAGCGACACAAGTATGAAGAAGCCAAAGCCCAGTGGGAAGAAGCTTTGAAGATGAATCCATACGATCGAAACGCCAAGAATAATTTATCGGTTCTGAAATCGACTCTAGCTCGAATCAATGCGGCGCCAAAACCACCTGTAAAGCCGCCTGCTGAGACAAAAGACGGGATCGTAGTGAAAGGCTCGCCTGCTGGTGCCGGGTCCGCAGAAACAAAAGACGAGCCACAGGCAGATGCATCGTCTGGACCGAAGATGCTCAACACCTCAAAACAGGAGCCAGCAGGCTCGGCAGGTTCGGGGCCAAAAGTGCTTAACGCAATCAAACAGGAAGAATCATCGGGACCAAAGGTCCTCAACCAAGCGAAAAGCGCCGACATTGCCCCAGCAGCAGAGCCGAGTGGCGGTGTTGTGATCATGCAGTCGGGCAACCAGGCGCTCTCTGTGCCTGATGTCCCAGCTCCACCGGCGGTGCCTCCACAGGCGCCGGAACCACCACAAGTATCGGCACCACCCGCAATCGACATGAGCTCGCCCTACAGTTTTGTTGACACTCCGGCAGCAAAGGCAACCGCCGAAAGCAGCTCCCCTTATGGCTTGCCCGCCAATATGAGTACATCAGGCAGCAGACAGCCGCGTCCTTACATAGCACCACAAGCGACACCAACACCTGCCAGACCGAACAATGCATGGACTGTTCCGGCATCTGTATCAGGCATTACGGAATCAACGACCAATGCGGCTCCGACCAGCACTGCAGCAACCAGTGAATCAGATTCGTCGGCAAATCTGGAAGAGCAACTGGAAGCCATCGAGATGAAGCTTACGGGCAAGAAACAGAAGAACATGCCGATTTTGAAGCGCATCGAAAAGCTCGAAACGTCGATATCAGGCAAATCGAGCAGTGGTTCATTGCAAGAACGAATCGAAGCTCTGCGTAAAAGTTGCGGACTTTAA